In a genomic window of Calditrichota bacterium:
- the lysF gene encoding homoaconitase, protein MKQTLIEKIAQRFAVGLEEDTLVHSGDFLSIQPAHVMTHDNTGAVIPKFRAIGASRLARPRQVVFALDHNIQDKSEKNLQKYAKIEAFAREMGNDFYPAGRGIGHQIMVEEGYAWPGTLVVASDSHSNMYGGLGCLGTPVVRTDAAALWATGRTWWQVPPIAKVILTGRLRPGVTGKDVIITLAGYFNHDEVLNHAIEFTGDGVATLSIDQRLTIANMTTEWGALAGVFPIDSVTLTWLRKRAAFVAKRGPEGVASDADWKDAHPRINEARIRELETNPIFADEDAFYAKEITLDLGSIQPHVSGPDTVKIATPIMKIKKQRVQINKAYVVSCVNSRASDLAEAAQMVKGKKVAPHVQLYIAAASNEVQAESERRGDWQTLLDAGAISLPPGCGPCIGLGAGLLEDGEVGISATNRNYKGRMGSPNAHTYLASPAVVAASAIAGFIDYPGDFDDLTPKDSLVLHKKPARKLKEIPILPGFPEKIEGELVFCPQDNLNTDGIYPGKYTYIDDFTPEQQAGVVMENYDPDFRSLVKEGDILVSGFNFGTGSSREQAATALKYRGIRLVLAGSFSETYKRNAINNGFLVIEAPELVRDLKKQFGENKLTIRTGLKAKIDFKKATLSLDSKTYPLAPIGTAAQELIVAGGLGAWVKKQL, encoded by the coding sequence ATGAAACAAACACTTATCGAAAAGATTGCCCAGCGTTTTGCCGTGGGTTTGGAAGAGGACACCCTTGTTCACAGCGGCGATTTTCTGTCCATTCAGCCGGCTCATGTGATGACCCACGATAACACCGGCGCGGTCATTCCTAAATTCCGGGCTATTGGCGCCAGCAGACTGGCCCGGCCCCGGCAGGTGGTCTTTGCTCTGGATCACAATATTCAGGACAAGAGTGAAAAAAATCTCCAAAAATATGCGAAAATCGAGGCCTTTGCCAGGGAAATGGGCAACGATTTTTACCCGGCAGGCCGGGGAATCGGGCATCAGATTATGGTGGAAGAAGGCTACGCCTGGCCCGGAACACTGGTCGTCGCTTCCGACAGTCACTCCAACATGTACGGCGGACTCGGCTGTCTGGGGACACCCGTGGTTCGCACAGATGCTGCCGCCCTCTGGGCAACAGGTCGTACATGGTGGCAGGTTCCCCCGATCGCCAAAGTTATTTTAACCGGCCGTCTGCGCCCGGGTGTCACCGGCAAGGATGTGATTATCACTCTGGCGGGCTACTTTAATCACGATGAAGTACTCAACCATGCCATCGAATTTACAGGCGACGGCGTGGCGACCCTCAGCATTGATCAACGCCTGACAATTGCCAATATGACCACTGAATGGGGAGCGCTGGCAGGGGTTTTTCCCATTGACTCGGTTACACTAACCTGGCTTCGGAAACGGGCGGCCTTTGTGGCAAAGCGCGGCCCGGAGGGGGTGGCCTCGGATGCGGATTGGAAAGATGCCCACCCGCGCATCAATGAAGCACGCATTCGGGAACTGGAAACCAACCCTATTTTCGCTGATGAAGACGCCTTCTACGCAAAAGAAATCACATTGGACCTGGGCTCCATTCAACCCCACGTTTCCGGCCCGGATACCGTCAAAATCGCTACTCCGATTATGAAAATCAAAAAACAGCGGGTTCAAATTAACAAAGCCTACGTGGTTTCGTGTGTTAACAGCCGCGCGAGCGATCTGGCCGAAGCCGCTCAAATGGTAAAAGGGAAAAAAGTGGCTCCCCATGTCCAATTGTACATTGCGGCTGCGTCCAACGAGGTTCAGGCGGAAAGCGAGCGCCGGGGCGATTGGCAAACCCTTCTGGATGCAGGCGCCATTTCTCTTCCCCCCGGATGCGGTCCCTGCATCGGGTTGGGTGCCGGGCTTCTGGAAGACGGAGAAGTGGGAATTTCGGCCACCAATCGAAACTACAAGGGACGGATGGGATCCCCAAATGCTCACACCTACCTGGCGTCACCGGCGGTAGTGGCGGCTTCAGCCATTGCCGGTTTTATCGACTATCCGGGAGATTTCGACGATTTAACGCCAAAAGATTCACTCGTTCTTCATAAAAAACCGGCCCGAAAATTGAAAGAAATTCCCATTTTGCCGGGGTTTCCCGAAAAAATTGAGGGTGAATTGGTTTTCTGCCCTCAGGATAATTTAAACACCGACGGGATCTATCCCGGGAAATACACGTACATTGATGATTTCACCCCCGAGCAGCAGGCAGGCGTGGTCATGGAAAATTACGATCCGGATTTTCGGTCCCTTGTAAAGGAGGGAGACATCCTCGTTAGCGGATTCAATTTTGGCACAGGCAGCTCCCGTGAACAAGCGGCAACCGCATTGAAATATCGCGGTATTCGTCTGGTTTTGGCCGGTTCCTTTAGCGAAACCTACAAACGCAATGCCATTAACAACGGATTTCTGGTTATCGAAGCCCCTGAACTGGTACGGGATTTAAAAAAGCAATTTGGCGAAAATAAGCTTACCATTCGTACGGGCCTGAAAGCCAAAATTGACTTCAAAAAGGCCACGCTGTCGCTGGATTCCAAAACCTACCCCCTTGCCCCAATCGGTACGGCGGCTCAGGAATTGATTGTGGCTGGTGGTTTGGGAGCGTGGGTTAAAAAGCAACTCTAA
- a CDS encoding N-acetyltransferase, protein MILDDSVFIHPKALVETDKIGARTRVWAFAHIMKGAEIGSDCNICDHSFVESTVKIGNHVTIKNGVAVWEKVTVEDGAFLGPNCVFTNDMNPRAEVKKGPTGLIPTLVRRGASIGANATIVCGVTLGQYAFVGAGSVVTKDVPDYAMVYGNPARVHGYMCKCGEKIETFGNPCPKCGRVYEKQNGNVVCVKE, encoded by the coding sequence ATGATTTTGGACGATTCGGTTTTTATTCATCCGAAGGCACTTGTGGAAACGGATAAGATTGGCGCCCGTACTCGGGTGTGGGCATTTGCGCACATCATGAAAGGCGCTGAAATTGGCAGTGATTGCAATATTTGCGATCATTCCTTTGTAGAGTCAACCGTAAAGATCGGGAATCATGTCACCATTAAAAATGGAGTGGCGGTTTGGGAAAAGGTGACCGTAGAAGACGGGGCCTTTTTGGGTCCCAATTGCGTGTTTACAAATGACATGAACCCCCGGGCAGAGGTTAAAAAGGGTCCGACGGGTTTGATTCCTACGCTCGTTCGCCGGGGCGCATCCATCGGGGCCAATGCGACCATTGTGTGCGGGGTTACGTTAGGGCAGTACGCCTTTGTGGGAGCGGGTTCGGTGGTTACAAAGGATGTCCCTGATTATGCCATGGTTTACGGAAATCCGGCACGTGTGCATGGCTATATGTGCAAATGTGGAGAAAAAATCGAAACCTTCGGAAATCCCTGTCCCAAATGCGGCCGGGTGTACGAAAAGCAGAATGGAAACGTGGTTTGTGTGAAAGAATAA
- a CDS encoding sigma-54-dependent Fis family transcriptional regulator codes for MKPEETRILIVDDEYSARDSLTKWFQVDGYQVDSAKDAYEALEKLKSKMFDIVLLDIKMPGMDGLELQEHIRELDPNIVIIIITAFASVDTAIRAIKAGAYDYVTKPFDPDDLEHIIENAMSQRKLAQENIQLRAQIEELVNFDEIIGETPQMKRVLDLVRTVAQTDSTVLIRGESGTGKELIARAVHFNSPRRNRPLISINCGAFSESLLESELFGYEKGAFTGATKQYKGKIEIAEGGTLFLDEIGDISPKTQLNLLRVLETKKLTRLGGEKEIAVDFRLITATNRDLEEAIREGKFREDLYYRLNVFTIFLPPLRERSGDIPLLANHFLKKYAAAIHKNIESISPSAMDLLMNYPWPGNIRELENAIERAVVICKGNQIEPEHLPLQQTAKTFGFSQQALEAVEKEHIQRILQRTGWNVTQAAKILKIDRVTLYNKIKRYGFKREEE; via the coding sequence ATGAAGCCTGAAGAAACACGAATTCTTATTGTGGATGATGAATATTCTGCACGTGATTCGTTGACCAAGTGGTTTCAGGTCGACGGATATCAGGTGGATTCGGCCAAAGATGCGTACGAGGCCCTTGAAAAGCTGAAATCCAAGATGTTCGATATTGTGTTACTGGACATCAAAATGCCGGGGATGGACGGGTTGGAACTTCAGGAGCACATTCGCGAATTAGACCCCAACATTGTGATTATCATTATTACAGCATTTGCTTCCGTGGATACAGCCATCCGGGCCATTAAAGCGGGCGCCTACGATTACGTGACCAAACCGTTTGATCCGGATGATCTGGAGCACATTATTGAGAATGCCATGAGCCAGCGAAAACTGGCTCAGGAAAATATTCAGCTTCGCGCCCAAATTGAGGAACTCGTGAATTTCGACGAGATTATCGGGGAAACCCCCCAGATGAAGCGCGTTCTGGATCTCGTGCGCACAGTCGCGCAAACCGATTCAACCGTTCTTATTCGGGGAGAAAGCGGCACGGGAAAGGAACTCATCGCCCGGGCGGTTCATTTTAACAGCCCGCGCCGAAACAGGCCGCTCATTTCAATCAATTGCGGCGCATTTTCGGAGAGCCTTTTGGAAAGTGAGTTGTTCGGCTACGAAAAAGGGGCTTTTACCGGGGCGACTAAACAATACAAAGGGAAAATCGAAATTGCGGAAGGGGGGACTCTTTTTTTGGATGAAATTGGCGATATCAGCCCCAAAACCCAGTTAAATTTGCTTCGGGTTCTGGAAACCAAAAAACTCACCCGGTTGGGGGGTGAGAAGGAAATAGCCGTGGATTTTCGCCTGATTACAGCCACCAACCGGGACCTGGAAGAGGCCATCCGTGAAGGAAAATTTCGTGAGGATTTGTATTATCGTCTCAATGTATTTACGATATTCCTTCCGCCCCTGCGGGAACGATCGGGTGACATTCCGCTTCTGGCCAATCACTTTCTCAAAAAATATGCCGCAGCCATTCACAAAAATATCGAGTCTATTTCCCCATCCGCCATGGATTTATTGATGAATTACCCGTGGCCCGGAAACATCCGGGAGCTGGAAAATGCAATCGAACGGGCGGTGGTTATTTGCAAGGGGAATCAAATCGAACCCGAGCATTTGCCCCTGCAGCAAACGGCCAAAACATTTGGTTTTTCACAACAGGCGCTGGAAGCCGTCGAAAAAGAACACATTCAGCGTATTCTCCAGCGTACCGGCTGGAATGTCACACAGGCGGCCAAGATTCTGAAAATCGACCGTGTGACCCTGTACAACAAGATCAAACGCTACGGATTCAAGCGGGAAGAAGAATAG
- a CDS encoding PAS domain S-box protein, which yields MFHEILKYLFESRDEIASAWAKRIIDSLSSYRLLQEEEIRRSTRIHLDALLLCIEKKDHSALKRFLEEIAPGRSRLNLKLSETQQAFMIGKSLLWNRILQNFKTNQTAVLPFLKMIDDCFCLSLFYYSEIYQKIQLQEIEKRSKALVKAEEEKKYLERLKIEYKKLDEIVSAIGANLVLVDQRGRVIWTNRLIRDRVGENVVGKNCHEIYIEEFSPCQNCIVEEAFRTKRQQHHLRRTRDNQGNPRYFQIISTPILDEQGNVREVLELMQDVTELKILEDQLDRKSGFLQAVMASSADAVIGLDPELRITSWNRGAQSMFGYDEEEILGKPLSILIPEDLKQKKELEWISQNIRKNGYIRNYETERLTKDGRRLQVEITRTVIYDRDGKILGSSAILRDISERKALEARLLQSERLATIGKMAARVAHEIRNPLSSISLNVELLEDEIQAFQPASTEESQTLLKAISEEVDRLTQITEEYLQFSRFPQSQFHPGNINEVLEELLDFMEFEFSKKNIAVKSHLDSTVPDSWLDRAQMRQALLNIIRNAIESMNENGQLEIRTSFEETGMIRIQIKDTGEGISPENQEKIFDPFYTTKDVGTGLGLPMSQQIVSEHQGKILCESERGVGTTFTILLPQYPGKGEATRE from the coding sequence GTGTTTCATGAAATTTTAAAATACCTGTTCGAAAGCCGGGACGAAATTGCGTCCGCCTGGGCGAAACGAATCATTGACTCTCTTTCGTCTTACCGGTTACTGCAGGAAGAGGAAATTCGGAGAAGCACCCGAATTCACCTGGATGCCCTGCTTCTTTGCATTGAAAAGAAGGACCACTCCGCCCTGAAACGTTTCCTGGAAGAGATTGCGCCGGGACGCAGTCGATTGAATCTCAAACTTTCGGAAACCCAACAAGCCTTTATGATTGGCAAAAGCCTTTTGTGGAACCGTATTCTTCAAAATTTCAAAACAAATCAGACGGCTGTGTTGCCGTTTCTTAAAATGATTGACGATTGCTTTTGCCTTTCGCTTTTCTATTATTCTGAAATCTATCAAAAAATTCAATTACAGGAGATCGAAAAACGTTCCAAAGCGCTGGTGAAAGCCGAAGAGGAAAAAAAGTATCTGGAACGTCTCAAGATTGAGTACAAAAAGCTGGATGAAATTGTGAGCGCCATCGGGGCCAATCTGGTTCTTGTAGATCAGCGGGGGAGGGTCATCTGGACAAACCGCTTGATTCGGGATCGGGTAGGGGAAAATGTGGTGGGGAAGAACTGTCACGAGATCTACATTGAAGAATTCAGTCCCTGCCAAAATTGTATTGTGGAGGAGGCTTTTCGTACCAAGCGGCAGCAGCACCACCTGCGGCGGACACGGGACAATCAGGGCAATCCCCGGTATTTTCAAATTATTTCCACTCCCATTCTGGACGAGCAGGGCAATGTGCGGGAAGTTTTGGAGCTGATGCAGGATGTGACGGAACTTAAAATTCTGGAAGATCAGCTGGATCGAAAATCCGGTTTTTTACAGGCGGTGATGGCGTCGTCCGCAGATGCGGTGATCGGGCTGGATCCCGAACTTCGCATTACCTCATGGAATCGAGGGGCGCAAAGCATGTTTGGCTACGACGAGGAAGAGATTTTGGGCAAGCCATTGTCCATTTTAATTCCCGAAGACCTTAAGCAAAAGAAAGAGCTGGAATGGATCAGTCAGAACATCCGCAAAAATGGGTACATCCGAAATTACGAAACGGAACGCCTCACCAAAGACGGGCGCCGGCTTCAAGTGGAAATTACCCGAACCGTTATTTATGACAGGGATGGAAAAATTTTGGGCAGCTCGGCCATTCTGCGGGACATCAGCGAGCGGAAGGCCCTGGAAGCCCGTCTGCTTCAATCGGAACGTCTGGCAACAATAGGCAAAATGGCGGCTCGGGTAGCCCACGAAATTCGGAATCCGCTCAGTTCCATCAGCCTGAATGTGGAGCTTCTGGAAGACGAAATTCAAGCCTTTCAGCCGGCTTCCACGGAAGAATCCCAAACCCTGCTGAAAGCCATTTCGGAAGAAGTGGACCGATTGACCCAAATTACAGAGGAATATCTGCAATTTTCACGATTTCCACAATCTCAGTTTCATCCCGGAAACATCAATGAGGTTCTGGAAGAATTGCTTGATTTTATGGAATTTGAGTTCTCGAAGAAAAATATTGCGGTGAAAAGTCATCTGGATTCAACAGTGCCGGATTCCTGGCTGGACCGGGCACAGATGCGGCAGGCTCTGTTGAACATCATTCGAAATGCTATTGAATCCATGAATGAGAATGGACAATTGGAGATCAGAACCTCTTTTGAGGAAACGGGAATGATCCGAATCCAAATTAAGGATACGGGTGAGGGAATTTCTCCCGAAAATCAGGAAAAGATCTTTGACCCCTTTTACACCACAAAGGATGTGGGAACGGGACTTGGATTACCGATGAGCCAACAAATTGTGTCCGAACATCAAGGGAAAATACTGTGTGAATCTGAAAGGGGCGTCGGAACTACCTTCACTATTTTATTGCCTCAATATCCAGGAAAAGGAGAAGCGACCCGTGAGTAA